The DNA window TCCGACGCGCTCGTGGAGGAGCTTGGCGCTTCTCGCGAGGTGTGGCGCCTGGGCGCGTTGCCGCCGGGGCCTTCCTTGATGATGCTCGGTGAGCTCGCGCAGCAGACCGCCGAGGGGCGGACGCATCTGGGCCTGGACGAGGTCGCGCTCGTGTTCGCGGCCCGCTTCGTGGGAACGGTCTCCGGGACGCGTGGGTCGTCGCCACGCATGCACGCGAAGAACCGCCGGCGTGCGGTCGAGGCCGCGCTCCTCCTGGAGGAGCAGGCGGACGAACCGCTGACGCTGGAGGGCGTGGCGGCGGAGCTCGACTTGAGCCCGTTCCACTTCCTGCGCATCTTCCGCGAAGTGTTGGGCGTCACGCCCCATCAGTACCTGGTGCGCCTGCGCCTGCGTCAGGCCGCGCGCCTGCTCGCGACGGATGTGCCCATCGCGCGCATCGCCTTCGACGTGGGCTTCGGAGACCTCTCGAACTTCGTGCGCACGTTTCGTCGCGCGGCGGGGGTGTCGCCGAGCGCGTTCCGGAAGGCGTCGCGCGGAGACCGCAAGATTCTCCAAGAGAAGATGCGGAGCAGCTCCTAAGGAAGGTGGTCACGGCGAGCCCGCGAGCGTGGGCGGCCGGCTGTCCCTGTATTGCCGCAGGGCCCCACTTCACAGGAGCACACCACATGGCTTCCCTCCGCAAGGACATCACGACGCGCGCCACCCCCGAGAAAGTGTGGGACGCCATCCGGGACATTGGAGCCCTCCACACCCGGCTGGTTCCCGGGTTCGTGGTCGACACGCGACTTGAGCCGGGCGCCCGCGTGGTCACCTTCTCCAACGGCATGGTGGTTCGTGAGCCCATCGTCTCGGTCAGCGACGAGGAGCGGCGGCTCGTGTGGGGCGCGGAAGGCGGGTCGATGACCCACTACAACGGCGCGGTCCAGGTCTTCGCGGAGGGCGCGGGGAGCCGAGTCGTCTGGACCGCCGACTTCCTGCCTCACGAGGCCCGCACGTTCATGGCCCCGATGTTGGAGGCGGGCATGGCCGCGATGCAGAAGGCGCTCGACGGCATCGCGGGCTGAATGAAGCGAAGGCCCACGGATGGAATGTCCGTGGGCCCTCTCCGGGACGAAGCCTCAGGGCTTGCCGAGGCTCGTCCAGGTGTTGGTCGCGGGGTTGTAGCGCTCGATGGTGTCGTCATTGTTCAGCGCGAGCAGGTAGCCGTTCGAGCTGAAGATCTTGGCCGCGGGGCCGTGGATGGAGTTCCACACCGTGCCGTTGTACTTCATGATGAACGAGCCATCCGGGCGCAGGCCGTAGACGTCGCTGCCCACCGCGACGAAGCTCCTGCCAGAGCCGCCGATGGTGGTCCACGTCGAGCCGCCGTCATGGCGCTGGATGGCGTCCTTGGTGTTGGTGAGCCGGTACATGCTGGTGCCACCGCCGATGAGCTCGCTCGCGCCGCCGCCGACGACGGACCAGGATGCGCCCGAGCCGCTCCAGCGCGCGGTGTAGTCATCCTGCCAGGAGCCAATGCCATACACGGCGGAGGTGGTCGCGGCGAAGCGGGAACCGGGGCCGCCGATGGTGGTCCACACGTTCGTGGCCGCGTTGTACCGGACGACGTTGCCGGAGGTCGGGTCGGTGCCGCAGAGAGTCCCCGCGCACGGGAAGATCTGCCCGGTGGGACCGCCGATGGTCGTCCAGCTGGCGCCCAGGAACTTCACCGGCGGGCCGCGGCCCGGAACCTGTCCATAGAGCGTGTCACCCACGGCGACGAAGGCCTGGCCCGGGCCGCCCACCACCGTCCAGCCGAGCGCATCGCGCCGGTAGATGTCCCCGGTGGAGCGCTTGCGCGCGAACACGGTGCCGCTGGCGGTGCTGAGCACCTGGGTGGGCGCCTCATAGAGTGACTGGCTGCCTTCGACGTCCCACTGCGCGATGAAGTTCAGCTTGCGCGCGGGGTCGAGCCACCCCGGCTGGGAGGGGTAGTGCATGGCGCCGCGCCCGTCGTAGCAGGTGAGCGGACGGTACGTGCCGGTGGTCACCATGCCGCAGCCCGCGGCGGTGTCGTGCTCGTGCACGAAGCCCAGGGCGTGGCCGAACTCGTGCGTGAGCACCGCGATGAGCTCGGCGTCGGTCCACGTGGAGGTGGGCCCGAGCTCCAGGAAGCGCGTGGGGCGCGAGAAGGTCGGGAAGCCCATGCCGGCGGAGAGGCCGGTGAAGCTGAAGTTGCGCTCGACGTTGTACTTGACGGTGTTGTTGCTGCGGTTGCAGGTGGCGGAGTCCTGCGCCACGACATGCACGAAGCGCACGTTGGCGGCGGCCTCCCAGCCGGAGGCCGCGCGGTGCATGAACTCGACCAGGCGGTTGTAGTCCGCGCCGAAGTCGCCGGGGCGGATGCAGTAGGTGATGTTCCAGCGGTCCGTGCGGTTCCACGCGGACTCGACGCCACCCGGGCGCCACACGGAGAGCGCGCCGGGGTTCCCGGTGAAGCTCTCCCAGTACTCGCGGATGGAGGCGAGGTCCAGCATGCGCATGTCACCCTCGACCAGGAAGTGTCCTTCCGGCGTGGGGACGACGTGCTTCGCGCGCCACTCCTCGAAGGCGGCCGCGCTGCTCTCCGGGGTGGTGGTGAGGTCATCCTGGCTGGCTTCAGGGGCCTCGGGGCCGCAGCCTCCCAGCAGCAATCCCAGTGAAGCCAGGCCAATCGCTGGCAGCCGCCAGCCGTACCGCGGAGTGTGAGTCCTGCTCGTCATATGCGTTCCCCCTGCGCAGCGAGGCCATGCCTCGGCGCCCGTGCTGTGATGTCGTTTCGTCTCAATTCGGACGACGACTTCAAAACGGGGTTGGCGCGAAACCTTCTCTAGATGACAGCGACATCCGCTTGCAGATGAAGTCCAGACGCGGAAGGATTCTTGGAGCATCAACATCACGCCACCCGAGGAAGCCCATTGAGCACGCAGGAAAGGCTGAAGGGGACGGTGTTCGCGTCGGGGACACGGACGCTCTATGTCGGTCCGCTGGTGGCCACGGAGCGGCACTCTCACCACGCGGCCCAGATGGTCATCGCGCCGGAAGGGGTGGACCTCGAGGATGGCGCCCACCAGCGTCTTCGCGTCCGCGCGGCGGTCATTCCCCCGCACATGCCCCATGGACATGGTGCGTGCGAGCATGGGGCGCTCTTGTTCCTGGATGGGGACGACCTGTCGAGCCGCGCGCTCGCTCGAAGTGCCGATCCTCGGTGCGAGACGTGGGAGCGCCGCTCGGTCGACGTGGAGGTTCCTCGAAGCCCGACGCCGGCGCAGGCGCAGGCCCTCATCGTGTCTGTCCTCTCCGCCCTCGACCTCTGTCAGCCCCCGGGGCCGCGACATCCGGCGACGCGGAGGATGGGGGCCGCGCTCGACAGCTCGGAGCCTGTCGACCTCGCGAGCCTCGCTCTCGAAGCGGGGCTCTCTCCCCGGCAGATGCGCCACGCGTTCGCGCGGGACTTCGGGCTCCCGATGCGTGCGTATGTGAGGTGGAGGCGACTGCGCCGCGCCATCGCCGCGGTGGAGGAGGGGGCGAGCCTGAGCGCCGCCGCTGTCTCTGCCGGGTTCGCGGACAGCGCCCACCTGACCCGCGTCTTCCGCGAGCAGTTCGGCATGACGCCCTCTCAGGGGCTCAGCTCGGTCTCGTGGCGGACGCTCGACTGACGAGGAACTCGGGGACGCCATCCCTCCGGCGCGGCATCCCGGTCTGGAACATGACGGCGTCCACGTTTCCCCGATGATGGGTCGTGTGGACGACGACGTGGAGGAGCATCGCCGCGGCGGTCATCGTCACGACCTTCCCATCGGTGAAGCGCACGTCGCGAGGCCGCTCGAGTTCCTCCGGCCGGAGTGACGCCGTGGTCTCCACATACCAGCGGTCCATGAGCTCGAACTCGAGGTCCAGCTCCTGGAAGGAGGGGATGACCGCCCGCTGGGGGGCCGCGAAGCCGTGCGAGACGCCTTGCAGATGGGCCTGGAAGACGCATCTGACGACGTGGATGTGGTCGAGGGCCCGGAGAATCAGGTCCGCGCCCGGCTGCGACTCGAAGGCGTCCACGGAGCGAAGGGCGGAGAAGAGCTGCCGGTTGGCCCACGCGGAGTGGGTGACGAGCAATTCGAGAGGCGTTGAAGAGAGGGACACAGCCGAGGACTCCGTCGAGGCGTGAAGGTTCATGCCCCGGAAGATAGGGAGCGCTCGGATGGGGCGCTTGAACGCAACGGCGGACCCGAGGCCTTGTGGTGGAGAGACCTCTGGCCGTGATGCCGAGAGATGTCGAGTCCCTGGAGTTCATCAGGGGCATCGCCTGCGTGAGGCACGAAGGCTGGGCCGCCGCGGTTTCGGGCGGCCCCTTGACGACGGGAGGCCAAGACCTCGCTGTGTCGCGGCTCAGCGCGCCTGGGAGATGCGGTTCTTGCTGCCGGTGTTGCTGATGCGCGGCTTCTTGCCCTTCTCCGCGCCGTACTTCCAGGTGACGCTGTTGCCACTGCCGGTCGTCTCGATGCGGCGGACGGTGTGGGCCGTGACGGTGTTGTTGCTCCCTGTCACCTCGATGGCTTCGCAGGCCCCCATCAGGGTGACCTTGTTGCTGGAGCCGACGATCTCCACCGTGCCCCCGTCATCACAGTCGTGCGTCACGGTGCGGCCGGAGTCCACCAGCTCGAGCGAACCGCCGCGCCGCGACGTCGTGTCCGACTCGTCGCGGTCATCGTCGTGTGCCGCTGAGCCGTCGGCTTCGATGTCGACGCCTCCGCCCGTGCGGACCCGCGCCGTTCCGCCGCGTGTCTCGATGGTGGCGCCCGGCGCCTTCACCCTGACGCTGCCGTCCTTGCCGACCTGGACCGAAGCGGCCTCGTCGTCATCCTGGGCGCTGGCCGTCATCGACCCCAGGACACACGCGATGACGACGAAGGCCTTCGACTTGAATGAGTTGCGCATTGCAGAGGGCTCCTTGAGTGGCTGGACGTGCAATGTACGCAACGACAGTGCGGAGATTCAAAGCTCACGCGACATATCGCGCGAGGCCACCGGCAATGCTACGGCCTCGGAGGACCCTGCTGCGGGGCCCGTGGACGCAGGGTGCGTTGACAAGCCCCGGTCTTCCTCAAGGGAGGATGCGCATCCTCACGAGCCTGTCGCCGGGAGCGGCGCCTGCTCCGGCTCCCCCGGTTGGAGCAGGTGGATGCGCGTGCCCGCCGTGCCCACCGCGAGACCCGGCTTGAGGACCTGCTGGGTGTCGTAGTGCCCGCCGTTCTGTCGCCGGAACGGAATGGGGGCATCCGTGAACAAGCCCTCCAGGCGCGCCTTGTAGTCCGCCGCCACGGCCGGCCATTGCTCGGGCGTGAGCCGGTCGGACATGTAGAGGCTGAAGGGCGGGAGCGCCTCCATCCCGGGGTAGTAGATGATGCCGTGCTGGATGGGGAAGAGCAGGTCGTCGAGCGCCCCGTTGACGCCGCGGTCGGTGTAGTGCGGCGGTCGGCCCCCGATGGTGACGGAGAGCATGGCCCGCCGCCCCGTGAGCGTGCCTTCTCCGTAGCGGTCTCCCCACCGCTCGCCGCCGTGGGCGCCCACGCCGTAGGCGAACCCGTAGGCGAAGACCCGGTCGACCCAGCCCTTCAGGATGGCCGGCATCGAGAACCACCACATCGGGAACTGGAAGATGACGGCCTGGGCCCAGAGCAACTTCTCCTGCTCGGCCACGACGTCCGCGCTCTGCGTGCCCCCCGCGAAGGCGTGCTTGGAGGCTCGGGCGTAGGCCAGCCGCTCCCCCTCGGGATGCTTCAGGAAGTCGCCCGCGTCGGCCGTGGCCTTCCAGTTCATCGCGTACAGGTCCGAGACACGAACCTCATGCCCGAGCGAGGTGAGGTGGCTCACCGCCAGGTCTTTCAGCGCGCCATTGAGCGAGCGGGGCTCGGGGTGGGCGTAGACAATCAGGACGTTCATGGGACGTTCACCTTGGACACGTGCGCGGCCACGTTGGAACTCCGGCCTTGGCCCCGGTTGCCGTGTCTGCATGGCGTAGACCTACGATTCAGGTTATTTCTTCGCAAGTACGCACAAATTTGGTCAGTACGCACAAAAAGGGAACCATGACTCGCAAGCGCGACGACGACTCGAAGACGAACTGCCCGGTGGAGTCCGCCCTGGGAGTCCTCGGTGGGCGCTGGAAGGGCGTGGTGCTCTACTGGCTACTGAAGGGCACGCACCGCTTCGGCGAGCTGCGCAAGCGGCTGCCGAACTGCAGCCCGCGCATGCTCACGCTCCAGTTGCGGGAGCTGGAGGAGGACGGGCTCGTCAAGCGCACCGTCTACCCGGAAGTTCCGCCGCGTGTGGAGTATGAGCTCTCCCCCTTCGGGCGCTCCCTGGAGCCGGTGCTCCGGGGCCTCCACGACTGGGGGGACAAGTACAAGAACCGCCTGCGGCGCGGGGTGTGAGGTTAGCGGGCGGCGCGCTCGAAGCTCTCGCGCGCGAGCTCGATTTCCGGCCGGTGGTGATGAGCCCAGAGGGCGAGGGTGCTGACGGGCTCTATCCGACACAGTCCTCGTAGCTCAGGGTCATCTTTCCGTTACCTGGTGACTTCAAGGTGCCTCCTTGGCCGGCACCCGACGGTATGCGACAGAGCCTGAGTCCGGCACGCATTGGAAACCAGCGATGCCAGGGGGAAGGCCATGACGACTCGGGCTGTCGGCGGCGAGAAGCCGTCCAAGGCGCTCTTGGTGGGCTTGTGGAGCGTCCAGGTGTTGCTGTCCCTGCTCTTCGTGGGCACGGGGCTCTGGAAGCTCTTCACACCCGTGCCGCAGCTCGCCGCGATGATTCCCTGGGCGGGACAGGTGCCAGGGGTGTTCCTCACCCTGACAGCGGTGGTGGACCTGCTGGGAGGGCTTGGTGTCCTGCTGCCCTCGCTCACCGGCATCCGTCCGAGGCTGACCGCCTGGGCCGCGCTGGGCTGTGCGCTGCTCCAGGTCAGCGCCATCGTCTTCCACGTCTCACGCGGTGAGGCGGCGAGCACGCCGTTCAATGTCCTACTTATCGCTCTCTCGCTCTTCGTCTTCTGGGGGCGTCGCTCCGGGTGAGCGGGGGGGCCGTCGGAATTTCCATTGCGGACGCGAAGGGTGGGCCGTAGGTTTCGCGAAAGTATATGGGTTCCCATATAAATCGAACCGAGGGTGCCTCGCGGGATGGCGGGGTGCGCGAGGTCATGGATGGCATCCGCCGGATTGTGCGGTTGCTGAGGGTCTCCGCGAAGGCCTCCGAGCGGGTGGTAGGCATCAGCGGGGCGCAGTTGTTCGTTCTCCAGCAGTTGGCGGAAGGGGGGCCCTGCTCCATCAACGCGCTGGCGGAGCGGACGCTCACGCACCAGAGCAGTGTGTCCGTGGTGGTGGCGCGCCTGCTGGAGCGAGGGCTGGCCACGCGCCGCGCCTCCGAGGAGGACGGTCGTCGCGTGGAGGTGGCGCTGACTCCCGCTGGGAGGGCGCTGCTGCGCGATGCCCCCGCCATGGCGCAGGCCCGGCTCATCTCGGGACTGCGGCGGCTGGCGCCGACCGAGCGTGACGGGCTGGCGCATGGGCTGTCCGCCCTGGTGCGCGAGCTGGGGCTCGATGGGAAGGAAGCGACGTTGTTCTTCGAGGACGAGCCCGCGATGCGCCGAACGGCGCGCGCGAAGCCGAAGTCTTCGTCTCGGAAGAAGAAGGGGGGAGTGGATGGAGCGGCCTGAGGGAAGTCGGGTCGAGGCGGGGCAGGGCGAGGTGGGCCGGGCACAGTTGCCCGTGGCGCCGTCGATGGGTCCCACGTTGGCTGGAGTGCGCGCGCCCACGGTGATGGACCCGGTGGACAAGCGCGTGGTCTTCATCAGCGCGCTCGCGGTGGTGTTGGCGCTGGCTGCGGGGCTGGTGGCGCAGGGGCTGGGCCAGCTCATCCACCTCATCACGAACATCGCGTTCTTCGGCCGCTTCTCCACGGCGGATGTCGCGCCGGGGGAGCACACGCTGGGGCCGTGGGTCATCGGGGTGCCCGTGGTGGGGGCGCTCATCGTCGGGGTGATGGCGCGCTATGGCTCGCGGGCCATCCGAGGCCACGGCATTCCGGAGGCGATGGAGCGGGTGCTCTACAACCAGAGCCGGATTCCTCCGAGGATGACGTTCCTCAAGCCGCTCTCGGCGGCGGTGGCGATTGGAACGGGAGGTCCGTTCGGCGCGGAGGGCCCCATCATCGCCACGGGTGGCGCGCTGGGGTCGCTGCTGGGTCAGGTGCTGCGTGTCACCGCGGATGAGCGCAAGGCGCTGCTGGCCGCGGGCGCCGCGGCGGGCATGGCGGCCACCTTTGGTGCGCCCGTCTCCGCCGTGCTGCTGGCGGTGGAGCTGCTGCTGTTCGAGTACCGCCCGCGCTCGGTCATCCCCGTGGCGCTGGCGACGGCCACGGCGACAGGGGTGCGGCTGGCCTTCGAGGGGGGCGCGCCCGCCTTCGCGATGCCAGAGCTGACGGTGCCTGGTGGAGCCGCGCTGGCCTTCTACATCGTGCTGGGGGGCGTGGTGGGCGTGGCCTCCATGCTGGCCACGCGGGCCGTGTATGCCATCGAGGACGCGTTCGAGAAGCTGCCGGTGCACTGGATGTGGTGGCCCGCGCTCGGGGGGCTGGTGGTGGGGGTGGTGGGGTGGCTGTCGCCGCGCACGTTCGGCGTGGGCTACACCAACATCGAGGACATCCTCTCGGGCCGCTTCGTGGGCACGGCGATGCTCGTGTTCTGTGTGATGAAGTTCATCTCGTGGTCGGTGGCGCTGGGCAGTGGCACCTCGGGTGGGACGCTGGCGCCGTTGTTCACCCTGGGCGGCGGGCTGGGCTCGGGGCTGGGGCTCCTGGCGACGACGCTGGCGCCGGGGCTGGGCGTGGATATCCGCATGGCGGCGCTGGTGGGCATGGCGGCCATCTTCGCGGGGGCCTCGCGTGCGTTGCTGGCCTCGGTGGTGTTCGCGTTCGAGACGACGCGGCAGCCCCTGGGGCTCCTGCCCCTGCTGGGCGGATGCGCCGCGGCCTACCTGGTGTCCTCGCTGTTGATGCGGCACTCCATCATGACGGAGAAGCTGGCGCGGCGTGGCGGGCGGGTCCTCACCGAGTACGGCGTGGATGCGCTGGGACAGGTGCTCGTGCGCGACGTGGGGCTCAAGGCCGTGGTGACGCTGGACGCGGACCGGCCGCTGGAGGCTGTGCGCACGTGGCTCGGCTCGAGTGATGAAGGGGCTCGGCACCAGGGCTTCCCGGTGGTGTCCGCTGGCGCGCTGCTCGGGGTCGTCACACGTCGGGACTTGCTGGACGGGCGCGAGGTCGAGGGACGGCGCGTGCGCGATGTTGTGCGGCGTTCTCCCGCGGTGGCGTACGACGACAGCTCGCTGCGCGAGGCCGCGGACCTCATGGTGGAGGAGGGCGTGGGGCGGCTGCCGGTGGTGCGGCGTGAGGCGCCTTCCCACGTGGTGGGCATCATCACCCGCAGCGACCTGCTGGGCGCTCATCGGCGGCGGCTTGACGACTCGCGGCGCAGGGAGCGCGGGCTGGGCGTGCCGCTTCCGGCCCAGGGCGCCTGAGTCCCTGCGTGACATGGGCAGCGCATCGAGGCGCTGGGGCTCTGGAGTGAGCCTGGCCAGGTGATGCATTGTCCCAGGGCGCGTCGTGGCTGCCTTCGCCGGGGGACGCGGGTGTCATTCCAGAGGAGACACTCCAGCGCCTTGGCGCCGGCGACCGTCAAGACTCCGAGCCTCCGGACGAACTTGACGGCCGCCTCCTTGTCCATGGGCTGGCGCGAGTCCCCGCCCTTGTCGATGCGCTCCTCGGCGGAACCCGCGAGCCCCTGTCCTACTGGCGGGCGACGCGCTTGAGCCGGAAGGGAGTCCCCGACTCGCTCATGGTGAAGTAGCCCGAGCCATTCGGCTCGTATTCGATGGCTTCGCCCTGTCCCTCCACCGTGTCCGTGAGGGCGACGGGGGTGGCCGCGAAGGCTGTCTCGAAGGCCGCGCCCGGCGCCGCGCGGAACTCATACACCCGCCGGTACGTGCGCAGGATGAAGCGCTCGGCGCACGGGTGGATGGCCGCGGCCGTGGTGTACGAGTAGTTGGCGTCGTTCGGCTGCGTGGGCAACTGGAGGTTGGACACGAAGAGGAGCGTGGACGTGACGCCCGGAGCCGGCAGCGGCTTGGGCATCTTGTACACCTTGCTCAAGCCCGTGCCGGACTTGGTGATGACGTAGATGTCCGCGGTGACGGGGTGGACCATGATGGCCTCGGCGTCCTTGGCTCCGTCCGGATAGACGAAGGGGAACTGCTCGGCCGTCAGCGTGCCGCTCGTCTGGCCCGCGCCGATGTTCGGCTCGGGGATGCGGTAGACGTAGAACGTGTTCGGCGGAACGGGCAGGCTGGCGCTGTTCCGGCCGATATCGCCCATGTAGATGCACGAGCCCGTGGGGCAGGGGCCCGTGGCGATGTCTTCCCAATCCTGGGGCGTCACACCGTCCACCGTGAACGAGCCCAGCGTGCCCACGGTGGTGGAGCTGATGGCGACGATGTCGTTGACGTCCTCGTTGTGCACGTAGATGGCGCCCGGGGTGACGCGGCTGGCGGCGATGCCGGACGGCTCGATGATGCGCGGCGCGGACACCGAGCCCACCAGGGTCCAGGTGGGCGCGAAGGTGTCACCCGCCGAGCACGTGGGCGCGTCCGCGGCCCGCAGTGCCACGACCTGGGCGATGTTGGTGTTGGGCAGCGTGGACACGCCGTTGAAGGCGGGCTGGAGCCCCGGCGCGCCGAGGTCCTTCCATGCGAGGTCGAAGAGGATGCCTGTGCTCGATGACAGCAGGCACTCGTCGAAGGCCTCCGTGAAGCCCGTGGGCGGCGTCAGCGGGGCCGTGGGGCACGTGGAGCCTGCCCAGAGCTGTGAGCCGAACCACACCGCCAGCCCGTTCGCGGACGTGGTGGTGATGGCCGGTGTGTCCATCGTGGCCAGGTTGCCGTTCTTCTGGCCGCTCTGCGCGTCGATGGGATTGGTCGGGTGCGCGCCGGAGAACGCCGACAGGCTGGCCGCCATGTAGTTGGCCGCGTCGATGGCGAACACGTAGCTGGCCGGCTCGGAAGCCCCCGCCACCTTGTAGAAGATCCACGCCTTGATTTGCGACGCGCTCTGGTCCGAGCGCAGCAGCGTCCACCCCGCGGGCGCCGTCGCCACCGCCGCCACGTTGTTGCGATTGATGATGCGCGCCAGCAGCACGTCACCCGCCACCGTGCCCGCGGGCTTCGCGAGCGTCAGTGACGACACGGTCTTTCCCGTGGCCGTCGTGCTCGCGCGCAGGCTCACCGTCGACAGCGACTGCCGCGTGGCCTCCATGGCGGGCGCGGACTCGGAGGTCGTCTCGGGCGCGCCTGGCCCGCATCCCCCGAGTGCCAGCAGAGAGACTGAAACCACCCATCGCGAAACACCCTGGCTGAAGACCTTCAATGACATTCCAATCTCCCGTTGCAAAGCGCGTCGAGCCTGACTCGCATGTGACTGCTATCTCAGGAATAGGGAAAAGAAGAAAAGAGAGGATTCTGGAATGCAGATGTTTCACGCCCAGGCGTCAGTCATTGCTGAAAACTTCCGTGAACAGCACCCATGCAGCGCACACAGAGCCCCTCTGGATGACGCCTGACGGCCCACCGGGCGATGTCGCGGACCCGCGTTCAGACGCGGAGGGCTCCCCAGGGCTGGGCCCTGTCGAGCAGTCTCACCCGAATGTTATGGTGGGGGCATGGAGACGCTTGGGGATTGGTTCAAGGTTCTTTGGCCGTTTGCCGCGCTGATCGCACTTCTTGTTGTCTCGAACGTCCGCGAGCTGCGGCAGGCCGACAAGCTGTACCAGTCCATCGAGCAAGGCTTGCTGGATGAGGTCAAAGCCATGCTCGCGAAGCATTCCTTCCCGAGCCGGCGAACAGATGTTGTCGCGAAGTCCATCGTGAGGGCTGTTGAAGCAAGACAGCCCGCCATTCTCGAGTTCCTGCTGAGCACGGACCTGAAGCTGCACACGTGGAGCCAGAAGCTGGGTTCATTTCTCTACGAGCAGTCGCTGAAGGGAGGCTGGAGGGGCACCCTTCTCTGGCGGAGCCAGCAGGGGTACCCGTTCGTGCCTTGGCGGGACTTGAGCGAAAAAGACAAAGCCCGTCTCAGGAACAAAGCGTCCCGGGCCAACCCGCTTGAGCCCGTGAAGGTCCAGCTCCGGCGCGACGTCGGCAAATGGACGGTCCCCTGAACGGTTCACGCGCGGTGTGGAAGCCGCGCTGAACGCGGTCCATGGAGTCGCTGAGGCCGGTGGCCTGGCGGCAGGGGCGCTCGCGGGAGGACAGCCCATTCTCGGGGCTCGGTCCGTATGCGATACGGAGCCACCTGCCGCCCATGCCCATTTCCATTCCATTTCCGCGGTTCCGGTCCCACTCCCTCTGGCCCCTGCTGGCGCTGACCGTGGCCTTGGGCTGCTCCCAGCCAGAGGCGCCGGCGACACCCCCTGTCACGACGCCCCCGACAGAGGCACCCGGGAGCGAGGCCCCGTTCGATGTGGGGGCCGTCGTCCGGCAGGTCCACTTCTCCTGGCGCGCCGACGCCGAGGGCTTCCGTGGAGGGCACTCGACCTATGCCGTCCGCGCGGACCGTGAAGGGCTGTCGCTCACGCCCTACCATCACGACCCTCGGAGTCTGGAGAAGGCGCGCTCCGCCGGCCCCGTCCAGAAGGGGACTCCCTTCCTCCTGGGGACTCCTCGGCTGACCCGAGGGGGGCGGAGTCTGACCGACGCACGCGCCGCCACCCGCACGGTGGAGTCGGATGGCCACCTGGCCCTCGCGCGGGGAGGGGTCACCGAGCACCTGCGCAACGGCGAGGAGGGCGTCGAGCAGTCCTGGACCTTCGAGAAGGCCCCCTCGGGCTCGGGGGAACTGCTGGTGGAAATCGAGGCGAGCGGCCTGGAGTTCGTGGACCGCTCTCCTGGCGGGCTGCACTTCGCGGACGCGGCGACGGGTCTGGGCTTCCGGTACGGCCACGCCACGTGGGTGGACGCGAGCGGGCGACGCACCTCCCTGGAGGCGCGCTTCCATGAGGGGCGAATCCAGCTCCGCGTTCCCGACGCGCTGCTGGAGGACTCCGCGTATCCCGCGGTGCTGGACCCCGTCATCGCGCCGGAGATGGGCCTGGGGCAGCCGGTGCTCGGCCCCCAGGTCTTGACCCAGTCCTCGCCCGTGGCGTCGGCCGTGGGGAGCACCTGGCTCGTGGTCTGGACGGACGCCTGGGCCGGCGGCTCCGGGCAGCTCACGGCCGCGCGGGTCTCCAGCGAGGGAACGCTGTTGGACCCCACGGGCATCGCCGTGAGGACGGCCGGTTCGACTCGCGCCTGGGTCAAGGTCTCCGGCTCCGCGACCGACTGGCTCATCGTGTGGCAGAGCGCCAACACGGACATCCAGGGGGCTCGCGTGTCCTCGGCCGGCGTGGTGCTGGATGCGACCGACATCACCCTCGTCTCGACGACGGATTATGAATACAAGCCCGCGGTGGCTTCGTCGGGCTCGGGGTGGTTCCTGGTCTGGGAGGTGCGGGCGCGTCTGGCTTCAACCGCGCTCATCAAAGGGCTTCGCCTGTCATCCACGGCTCAGCCGCTGGGCAATCCCATCTCACTGAACCTCTCGGGCCTCTGGGCCATCAACCCGCAGGTGTCATTCAATGGCTCGCGGTATCTCGTCGTCTGGCAGGCCCTCGAGTCCACGGGGTCGAACTTCGACATTCGAGGG is part of the Myxococcus landrumus genome and encodes:
- a CDS encoding DoxX family protein, whose protein sequence is MTTRAVGGEKPSKALLVGLWSVQVLLSLLFVGTGLWKLFTPVPQLAAMIPWAGQVPGVFLTLTAVVDLLGGLGVLLPSLTGIRPRLTAWAALGCALLQVSAIVFHVSRGEAASTPFNVLLIALSLFVFWGRRSG
- a CDS encoding winged helix-turn-helix transcriptional regulator, with the translated sequence MTRKRDDDSKTNCPVESALGVLGGRWKGVVLYWLLKGTHRFGELRKRLPNCSPRMLTLQLRELEEDGLVKRTVYPEVPPRVEYELSPFGRSLEPVLRGLHDWGDKYKNRLRRGV
- a CDS encoding chloride channel protein; translation: MERPEGSRVEAGQGEVGRAQLPVAPSMGPTLAGVRAPTVMDPVDKRVVFISALAVVLALAAGLVAQGLGQLIHLITNIAFFGRFSTADVAPGEHTLGPWVIGVPVVGALIVGVMARYGSRAIRGHGIPEAMERVLYNQSRIPPRMTFLKPLSAAVAIGTGGPFGAEGPIIATGGALGSLLGQVLRVTADERKALLAAGAAAGMAATFGAPVSAVLLAVELLLFEYRPRSVIPVALATATATGVRLAFEGGAPAFAMPELTVPGGAALAFYIVLGGVVGVASMLATRAVYAIEDAFEKLPVHWMWWPALGGLVVGVVGWLSPRTFGVGYTNIEDILSGRFVGTAMLVFCVMKFISWSVALGSGTSGGTLAPLFTLGGGLGSGLGLLATTLAPGLGVDIRMAALVGMAAIFAGASRALLASVVFAFETTRQPLGLLPLLGGCAAAYLVSSLLMRHSIMTEKLARRGGRVLTEYGVDALGQVLVRDVGLKAVVTLDADRPLEAVRTWLGSSDEGARHQGFPVVSAGALLGVVTRRDLLDGREVEGRRVRDVVRRSPAVAYDDSSLREAADLMVEEGVGRLPVVRREAPSHVVGIITRSDLLGAHRRRLDDSRRRERGLGVPLPAQGA
- a CDS encoding MarR family winged helix-turn-helix transcriptional regulator: MREVMDGIRRIVRLLRVSAKASERVVGISGAQLFVLQQLAEGGPCSINALAERTLTHQSSVSVVVARLLERGLATRRASEEDGRRVEVALTPAGRALLRDAPAMAQARLISGLRRLAPTERDGLAHGLSALVRELGLDGKEATLFFEDEPAMRRTARAKPKSSSRKKKGGVDGAA
- a CDS encoding cell wall anchor protein — its product is MSLKVFSQGVSRWVVSVSLLALGGCGPGAPETTSESAPAMEATRQSLSTVSLRASTTATGKTVSSLTLAKPAGTVAGDVLLARIINRNNVAAVATAPAGWTLLRSDQSASQIKAWIFYKVAGASEPASYVFAIDAANYMAASLSAFSGAHPTNPIDAQSGQKNGNLATMDTPAITTTSANGLAVWFGSQLWAGSTCPTAPLTPPTGFTEAFDECLLSSSTGILFDLAWKDLGAPGLQPAFNGVSTLPNTNIAQVVALRAADAPTCSAGDTFAPTWTLVGSVSAPRIIEPSGIAASRVTPGAIYVHNEDVNDIVAISSTTVGTLGSFTVDGVTPQDWEDIATGPCPTGSCIYMGDIGRNSASLPVPPNTFYVYRIPEPNIGAGQTSGTLTAEQFPFVYPDGAKDAEAIMVHPVTADIYVITKSGTGLSKVYKMPKPLPAPGVTSTLLFVSNLQLPTQPNDANYSYTTAAAIHPCAERFILRTYRRVYEFRAAPGAAFETAFAATPVALTDTVEGQGEAIEYEPNGSGYFTMSESGTPFRLKRVARQ